Proteins found in one Paenibacillus dendritiformis genomic segment:
- a CDS encoding AraC family transcriptional regulator: MQKSPSARIGLTLALDSFYIPVRVTEWGEPTGDDALEAAAPLFRILIVSGGNGMLRINGVQHELSRGSAVLCDAGPSLELQPNPDSPLRGILIDYRGLTAGGSAANGLKHPVPLHRCPAKVIQLACELERAWREPQPDKPLRAQQLFIELLAELYSELESRLEPASDWVEQALHYMESRYSDDLTREHMAALAHVSPEHFSRTFRKRTGRTFNAHLTLLRIRSAQRRLLTGAPDLTTLAQEVGYKDSFYLSRKFKQAVGISPTAYQRKRRRIAALNLNHTASLLALDVMPELGVYSSWLEQMQLGSNQAIGPRLNPYGHTRAAYCEAIAAAKPDVIINYSTAEENGSLLPVAPVLGLPFKTMNWREQFCLIADIADKRLQAERWLAHYDERIGRGNLLLDRALGSRGTAIVWEIGSQAAYCFGSSFGRGCHILYEDLGFRPPSRLLELDIATRGYIEADIESIPSFTADYIFIVALPSAPGSRQRIRRLFQSSEWLDMDSVRNHRVYVMNQPELFFGYDPISSQAQLSELLRALTSQKCMTGHHFKA, translated from the coding sequence ATGCAAAAATCCCCCTCTGCTCGCATTGGGTTGACACTAGCCCTTGACTCCTTCTATATTCCTGTTCGCGTAACCGAATGGGGCGAACCAACTGGGGACGATGCCCTGGAGGCAGCAGCACCGCTATTCCGCATCCTCATCGTAAGCGGCGGGAACGGAATGCTCCGCATCAACGGGGTTCAGCATGAGCTGTCCCGGGGAAGCGCGGTGCTGTGCGACGCCGGGCCCTCGCTGGAGCTGCAGCCGAACCCGGATTCTCCGCTGCGGGGAATCTTGATCGATTACCGCGGCTTGACCGCCGGCGGTTCCGCTGCGAACGGCTTGAAGCACCCGGTGCCGCTGCACCGTTGTCCAGCCAAAGTCATCCAATTGGCGTGCGAGTTGGAACGTGCCTGGCGAGAGCCTCAGCCAGACAAGCCATTGCGGGCTCAACAGCTGTTCATCGAGCTGCTCGCAGAGCTGTACAGCGAATTGGAGAGTCGGCTGGAGCCGGCCAGCGACTGGGTGGAGCAAGCCCTGCATTATATGGAGAGCCGCTACAGCGACGACCTGACGCGGGAGCATATGGCTGCGCTGGCCCATGTCAGCCCGGAGCATTTTTCACGCACGTTCCGCAAGCGTACCGGACGAACCTTCAATGCCCATCTGACCCTGCTTCGAATTCGCAGCGCCCAACGCCGCCTCTTGACCGGTGCGCCGGATTTGACCACGCTGGCCCAGGAGGTAGGCTACAAGGACAGCTTTTATTTGAGCCGCAAATTCAAACAGGCGGTCGGGATATCCCCCACCGCCTATCAACGGAAGCGCAGACGAATTGCCGCGCTGAACCTCAACCATACCGCCAGCCTGCTGGCGCTCGATGTCATGCCCGAGCTGGGCGTCTACTCCTCGTGGCTCGAACAGATGCAGCTCGGAAGCAACCAGGCTATCGGGCCAAGGCTGAATCCTTATGGACATACTCGAGCCGCTTACTGCGAAGCGATCGCCGCCGCGAAGCCGGATGTGATCATCAACTACAGCACGGCGGAGGAGAACGGAAGCCTCCTTCCGGTAGCGCCGGTCCTCGGACTGCCGTTCAAGACGATGAACTGGCGCGAGCAGTTCTGCCTTATCGCCGACATTGCAGACAAGAGGCTCCAAGCCGAGCGCTGGCTGGCCCATTATGATGAACGGATTGGCAGGGGCAATCTTCTGCTTGATCGGGCGCTGGGCAGCCGGGGAACCGCGATCGTCTGGGAGATCGGTTCCCAGGCCGCGTACTGCTTCGGCAGCAGCTTCGGACGAGGATGCCACATCCTCTACGAGGATCTCGGCTTCCGTCCTCCCTCCCGGCTGCTGGAGCTGGACATCGCGACACGAGGATATATAGAAGCCGATATCGAATCGATCCCGTCCTTTACGGCCGATTATATTTTCATTGTCGCGCTGCCTTCCGCCCCAGGTTCCCGTCAGCGCATCCGGCGCTTATTCCAATCCTCAGAATGGCTGGATATGGATTCCGTCCGGAATCATCGGGTATATGTAATGAACCAGCCGGAATTGTTCTTCGGCTATGATCCGATCTCGTCGCAGGCTCAGCTGAGCGAGCTGCTTAGGGCGCTGACATCACAAAAATGCATGACCGGGCATCATTTCAAGGCATAG
- the ytxJ gene encoding bacillithiol system redox-active protein YtxJ, which yields MEWKEITTADEWADLLEQSAERGVVVLKHSTTCPVSSNALNEYEQYLQGNPNRDIDYVLVKVIESRPVSNQIAEDLDVKHESPQIIYVKDKQKYWTASHWAVTTEHMAAVLD from the coding sequence ATGGAATGGAAAGAGATTACGACAGCTGACGAGTGGGCAGACCTGTTGGAACAATCGGCGGAGCGCGGGGTTGTCGTGCTGAAGCATAGCACCACTTGTCCCGTAAGCTCGAATGCGCTGAACGAGTACGAGCAGTATTTGCAGGGCAATCCGAACCGCGATATCGATTATGTTCTCGTCAAGGTGATCGAGTCCCGCCCCGTCTCCAATCAGATTGCCGAGGATCTCGATGTGAAGCATGAGTCGCCGCAAATCATTTATGTCAAAGACAAGCAAAAATACTGGACGGCCTCCCATTGGGCGGTAACGACCGAGCATATGGCGGCGGTATTGGATTAA
- a CDS encoding PsbP-related protein, translating to MKWQWHKIAMAVVIGSMLVTGCGNGSGSQNSSDSKQEGADSTSSQPTAEKSAPKKKTFTSLDGTMQLTLPSTWRQDDEINNIVPFAAYHRSQSRLAVASKVPKADLEDAATLDDIIEWIITNFDDVKIDEMEVIEIRDATVGPDAAKQLEFRGLAKNGTKKKNRYLVTALEKGDYFYQITFWTEDIKFDKYKEEFEQATQTFKVLKASDSEAAATAPAKPKVFKSADSRMELTLTANWLAYPLNEDAEISAFYPAGNEFVIVVSDAREEMGDIQTLEDYYDLLYERSYSELAPEGSVEPKSVAINGLPALQFEIQWVSEDKTKIAMLITLIESPEQFTQVVFWTIQSKIEQKRERFIEAAASYKEHAQ from the coding sequence ATGAAATGGCAGTGGCACAAGATCGCAATGGCAGTAGTCATCGGGTCCATGCTGGTCACCGGATGTGGCAACGGTAGCGGGTCACAGAACAGCTCGGACAGCAAGCAGGAAGGAGCCGATAGTACGTCCTCTCAACCCACCGCGGAGAAATCCGCGCCGAAGAAGAAAACGTTCACCAGCCTCGACGGCACGATGCAATTGACCTTGCCAAGCACCTGGAGACAGGATGATGAGATCAACAATATCGTGCCCTTTGCTGCCTACCATAGGAGCCAGAGCAGGTTGGCCGTCGCGAGCAAGGTGCCGAAGGCTGATTTGGAGGACGCGGCGACGTTGGACGATATTATCGAGTGGATAATCACGAACTTCGATGATGTGAAGATAGATGAGATGGAAGTTATTGAAATCCGGGATGCCACCGTTGGGCCTGACGCAGCCAAGCAGCTGGAATTCCGCGGCCTCGCCAAAAACGGCACGAAAAAGAAAAACCGTTATCTCGTTACAGCCTTGGAGAAGGGGGACTATTTCTACCAGATCACATTCTGGACGGAAGACATCAAGTTCGACAAATATAAGGAGGAATTTGAACAGGCCACACAGACATTCAAGGTGCTGAAAGCGAGCGATTCGGAAGCGGCGGCCACAGCCCCGGCAAAGCCGAAAGTGTTCAAAAGCGCCGACAGCCGGATGGAGCTGACGCTGACGGCCAATTGGTTGGCGTACCCGTTAAACGAAGATGCCGAGATATCCGCCTTCTATCCTGCGGGCAATGAATTCGTCATCGTCGTCTCTGACGCGCGCGAGGAGATGGGAGATATCCAGACCCTCGAAGACTACTATGACCTGCTGTATGAGCGGAGCTATAGCGAGCTTGCGCCAGAGGGGTCTGTCGAGCCGAAGAGCGTGGCAATCAACGGCTTGCCTGCATTGCAGTTCGAGATCCAATGGGTCTCAGAGGACAAAACTAAAATCGCGATGCTCATTACGCTGATCGAATCGCCGGAGCAGTTCACGCAGGTGGTTTTCTGGACAATTCAGTCGAAAATCGAGCAGAAGCGCGAGCGCTTCATCGAGGCCGCGGCTTCCTATAAGGAGCACGCCCAGTAA
- a CDS encoding PsbP-related protein codes for MSRQWYKAAAAVMIAAVLAAGCGGGSQNEAETSAPKGTTFTSLDGNMQLTLPDSWRQDEESSQRARIAANHKSKDRFVIVKRTAKADLEDGTTVDDIVNRTINIFDTITMDDMEMLEIRDVTVGSDAAKQIEVRGIDKNATKEKLRFLVTTLEKGDYFYQLVFCAKEYKFDRYKDEFEKGIQSFKAISPSAAEAEASDPEKPSVFQSADKRMELTLTSNWMVYPMNPDAEISAYYPAEKEFVIVIPDAREEMGEIETLEDYYDLVYELNFSEFMPGGPVEEPRNVEINGLSALQFEIQGVSEDKEKIAMLITLIESPQQFTQAIFWTTQSNIEKKRESFIEAAASYKEHDS; via the coding sequence ATGAGTAGACAATGGTATAAGGCCGCAGCGGCGGTCATGATCGCGGCCGTGCTGGCGGCCGGATGCGGCGGCGGCTCGCAGAACGAGGCGGAGACATCTGCGCCAAAGGGCACAACATTCACCAGCCTCGATGGCAACATGCAGCTGACCTTGCCGGACAGCTGGAGGCAGGATGAGGAGTCCAGTCAAAGGGCGCGGATCGCCGCTAACCACAAGAGCAAGGACAGGTTCGTCATCGTAAAGAGGACGGCGAAGGCCGATCTGGAAGACGGGACAACCGTGGATGATATCGTTAATCGGACCATCAACATCTTCGATACGATTACAATGGATGATATGGAAATGCTCGAGATCCGGGATGTCACCGTCGGCTCTGACGCAGCCAAGCAGATCGAAGTCCGCGGCATTGACAAAAATGCTACGAAGGAAAAACTCCGTTTCCTTGTTACGACATTGGAGAAGGGGGATTATTTCTACCAACTCGTATTCTGTGCGAAGGAATACAAGTTCGACAGATATAAAGATGAATTCGAGAAAGGCATTCAGTCGTTCAAGGCTATCTCACCAAGCGCCGCTGAGGCAGAAGCCAGCGATCCGGAAAAACCGAGCGTGTTCCAGAGCGCCGATAAGAGGATGGAGCTGACGCTTACGTCCAACTGGATGGTATATCCAATGAATCCGGATGCTGAGATCTCCGCTTACTATCCTGCGGAGAAGGAATTCGTCATCGTCATCCCGGACGCACGCGAGGAGATGGGGGAGATAGAGACGCTCGAAGATTACTATGACCTGGTGTACGAGCTTAACTTTAGCGAGTTCATGCCGGGAGGGCCAGTAGAAGAGCCAAGAAACGTGGAAATTAACGGCCTGTCAGCCCTGCAGTTCGAGATTCAGGGCGTCTCGGAGGACAAAGAAAAAATCGCGATGCTCATTACGCTGATTGAATCGCCGCAGCAGTTCACACAGGCGATCTTCTGGACAACCCAGTCGAACATCGAGAAGAAGCGCGAGAGCTTCATCGAGGCCGCGGCTTCCTATAAGGAGCATGATTCCTAA
- a CDS encoding alpha/beta fold hydrolase, protein MRLADQRVIDGVAFRLGVEGEGEPVLLLHGGYSNLSVWDDHTEAFAAQYKVIRYDQRGYGMSDEPTGPFSYYEDIRAVLDYCGVFSAHIVASSFGGAAAIDFTLQYPDRVNKLILVGPSVHGASYPFRLTWEGLMDFLRVRRLGIEAAGEIFMNKKFWSYLVPREESRKQQFKRLYIGNAGFYRSKPSLHRPLLPHAIRRLEEIRTPTLIIEAEFDLPFNKRVCHILYDRIEGARLVKMDNCGHYPHLESPAEFTSIVMDFLDET, encoded by the coding sequence ATGAGACTTGCTGACCAGCGTGTCATCGATGGGGTTGCTTTTCGTCTTGGCGTTGAAGGGGAAGGAGAGCCCGTCCTGCTGCTGCACGGCGGCTACAGCAATCTGTCCGTCTGGGATGACCACACGGAAGCGTTCGCGGCACAGTACAAGGTTATTCGCTATGACCAGCGCGGCTACGGCATGAGCGATGAACCAACCGGGCCGTTCTCGTATTATGAGGACATTCGAGCCGTACTAGACTATTGCGGGGTATTCTCCGCCCATATCGTCGCCTCTTCGTTCGGAGGCGCGGCGGCCATCGACTTCACGCTGCAATATCCGGACCGCGTCAATAAGCTGATTCTCGTCGGGCCATCCGTTCATGGCGCATCCTATCCGTTCCGCCTGACTTGGGAAGGCCTGATGGATTTTTTGCGGGTCCGGCGGCTGGGCATCGAAGCGGCTGGGGAAATTTTTATGAACAAAAAATTCTGGAGCTACTTGGTGCCGCGCGAGGAAAGCCGGAAGCAGCAGTTCAAACGGCTGTACATCGGCAACGCTGGATTCTACCGCAGCAAGCCCTCCCTTCACCGGCCGCTTCTCCCGCATGCGATTCGCCGCCTGGAAGAGATTCGCACCCCGACGCTCATTATCGAGGCCGAGTTCGATCTGCCGTTCAATAAACGGGTATGCCATATTCTATATGACCGAATCGAAGGTGCACGCCTCGTCAAAATGGACAACTGCGGCCATTATCCGCATTTGGAGTCGCCGGCTGAATTTACGAGTATCGTGATGGATTTTTTGGATGAGACATAG
- a CDS encoding exodeoxyribonuclease III, with translation MKLISWNVNGLRACVNKGFIDYFKASDADIFCVQETKLQEGQICLELGESYRQYWNYAEKKGYSGTAVFTRIEPLSVRYGMEEDREPEGRMITLEFESFYLVTVYTPNAKRDLSRLEYRLEWEERFRRYLQELDARKPVIVCGDLNVAHQEMDLKNAKSNHGNSGFTPEERDKMTRLLDAGFTDTFRHRYPDRTDAYTWWSFMPKVRERNIGWRIDYFLVSARLKEYIKDAEIDAAITGSDHCPVILEMEDLPVESPKRGEHNS, from the coding sequence ATGAAGCTGATTTCGTGGAACGTCAACGGTCTGCGGGCCTGCGTCAATAAAGGGTTTATCGATTATTTCAAGGCAAGCGATGCCGATATTTTTTGCGTGCAGGAGACGAAGCTGCAGGAGGGGCAGATCTGCCTGGAGCTGGGCGAGTCGTACCGGCAGTATTGGAATTATGCGGAGAAAAAAGGGTACTCCGGCACCGCCGTCTTTACGAGAATCGAGCCTCTCTCGGTACGCTACGGCATGGAGGAGGACAGAGAACCGGAGGGACGGATGATTACGCTGGAATTCGAGTCCTTCTATCTCGTTACGGTGTATACGCCCAACGCGAAGCGCGATCTGTCCCGGCTGGAATACCGGCTGGAGTGGGAGGAGCGCTTCCGCCGCTACTTGCAGGAGCTGGATGCCCGCAAGCCGGTTATCGTGTGCGGCGATTTGAACGTGGCTCATCAGGAGATGGATCTGAAGAATGCGAAGTCGAACCATGGCAACTCCGGCTTCACTCCGGAAGAGCGGGACAAGATGACCCGGCTGCTGGATGCCGGATTTACCGATACGTTCCGGCATCGCTATCCGGACCGTACGGACGCTTATACATGGTGGTCGTTCATGCCGAAGGTACGGGAACGGAATATTGGCTGGCGGATTGATTATTTCCTTGTCTCCGCCCGCTTGAAGGAATATATCAAGGATGCGGAGATTGATGCGGCTATTACCGGCAGCGATCACTGCCCCGTCATTCTGGAGATGGAGGATCTCCCGGTGGAGTCGCCGAAGCGAGGCGAACATAATTCTTGA
- a CDS encoding effector binding domain-containing protein, producing the protein MNDYRRIQAAIEYIEGHLQEELHIADIAAQAWYSPFHFQRMFRAISGFTVQEYIRKRRLSEAAQVLRSNGQSILEIALAYQYKSQESFTRAFENCFGISPGKYRKADLACSRQEKINFIDDPSSRKGNDALMKPTIADLPAKEIVGYAYRTTLNDDRHYVEIPDFYREFGECQRYARIPDPAAPNMAYGVSCEFGDSGEFTFVVGEEVQPGIDAGQLEPGYVHMQLPAGTYAEFKAYGPAHTVQEIRDYIYGTWLPQSNYDRREGPDFEVTDVMKSSYPDEMRIKIYIPICSGEDRK; encoded by the coding sequence ATGAACGACTATCGAAGAATTCAAGCGGCGATCGAGTATATTGAAGGCCATCTCCAAGAAGAGCTGCACATTGCCGACATCGCCGCCCAAGCGTGGTACTCGCCGTTTCATTTCCAGCGCATGTTCCGGGCCATCTCCGGCTTCACGGTTCAGGAGTACATCCGCAAGCGGAGATTGTCTGAAGCGGCCCAGGTGCTGAGAAGCAACGGCCAGAGCATTCTCGAGATTGCTCTTGCCTATCAGTACAAGTCTCAGGAGTCATTTACCCGCGCCTTCGAGAACTGTTTCGGTATATCGCCGGGGAAGTACCGTAAGGCGGATCTGGCCTGTTCGCGCCAGGAAAAAATAAATTTCATTGACGATCCGTCAAGCCGAAAGGGGAATGATGCTTTGATGAAGCCGACCATTGCAGACTTGCCTGCCAAGGAGATTGTAGGATATGCATACCGGACGACCTTGAATGATGACCGGCACTATGTGGAGATTCCGGACTTCTACCGGGAGTTCGGAGAATGTCAGCGCTATGCGCGTATTCCCGACCCGGCGGCGCCCAACATGGCGTATGGCGTTTCCTGCGAGTTCGGGGACAGCGGCGAGTTTACATTCGTAGTCGGGGAGGAGGTCCAGCCCGGCATCGATGCCGGCCAATTGGAGCCTGGTTATGTTCATATGCAGCTTCCGGCAGGGACCTATGCGGAGTTCAAGGCATATGGGCCGGCGCATACGGTACAGGAGATTCGGGATTATATTTACGGCACCTGGCTTCCCCAGTCGAACTATGACCGCAGGGAGGGGCCCGATTTCGAGGTGACGGATGTGATGAAGTCTTCCTATCCGGACGAGATGAGAATCAAAATCTATATACCGATATGCAGCGGGGAGGATCGGAAGTAA
- a CDS encoding DUF4097 family beta strand repeat-containing protein produces MRKVIGVLLIIAGIIGVVFMFNPAMAGKPGEWLSQAGDSLLNTATKEVHIEKSVDAAGIKNVAVETGSVDVQLMPGSADDIAVRLHGRVSSNDADSISLQVTPQGETLQVSVQLPDGVNFGVHIFDVQLTVELPERQWNGLQVAVGSGNVDAERLNSALIEVNTGSGNIRMNGIEARTAALQAGSGDITTGDIHAESFTVQTKSGNIRIQDIEAVEMEAIASSGNLRVEKYESNVLNFRTISGNARLSDGHAKLNGESGSGNITIEADELRYDADLKASSGNVTVNLAKAPSDLAVDFSGGSGSGRIRWDGMRYEEQDKNDHTVRGAFGNGGTMLKVRTRSGEFTLGN; encoded by the coding sequence ATGAGAAAAGTTATCGGGGTATTGTTAATCATTGCCGGGATCATCGGAGTCGTGTTCATGTTCAATCCTGCTATGGCGGGTAAGCCTGGCGAATGGCTCTCACAGGCGGGAGACAGTCTGCTCAACACGGCGACCAAGGAGGTACATATCGAGAAGTCGGTTGATGCGGCCGGGATTAAAAATGTAGCCGTCGAGACCGGAAGCGTGGATGTGCAGCTGATGCCCGGCAGCGCGGACGATATTGCCGTGCGGCTTCATGGCAGGGTCAGCAGCAATGATGCGGACAGCATCAGCTTGCAGGTGACTCCTCAGGGAGAAACGCTCCAAGTGAGCGTTCAGCTGCCCGACGGCGTGAATTTCGGCGTTCATATTTTCGATGTCCAACTGACGGTTGAACTGCCTGAACGGCAATGGAACGGGCTTCAAGTCGCGGTAGGGAGCGGCAATGTCGATGCGGAACGTCTCAACAGCGCCTTAATAGAGGTAAATACGGGAAGCGGAAATATCCGCATGAACGGGATCGAGGCGCGGACCGCCGCGCTGCAGGCCGGATCGGGAGATATTACGACGGGGGACATCCATGCCGAATCCTTCACGGTTCAGACGAAGAGCGGCAATATCCGCATCCAAGATATCGAAGCGGTTGAGATGGAAGCCATCGCTTCCTCCGGCAACCTTCGAGTGGAGAAGTATGAGTCCAACGTGTTGAACTTCCGTACGATCAGCGGAAATGCGAGATTGTCGGACGGACATGCAAAGCTGAACGGCGAATCGGGCTCCGGCAACATTACGATTGAAGCGGATGAGCTGCGGTACGATGCGGATCTGAAGGCGTCCAGCGGCAATGTAACAGTCAACCTGGCCAAGGCGCCTTCAGATTTGGCGGTGGACTTCAGTGGAGGCTCGGGCAGCGGCCGCATCCGTTGGGACGGCATGCGCTATGAGGAACAGGACAAGAATGACCATACGGTACGGGGCGCATTCGGCAATGGTGGAACCATGCTGAAGGTCCGGACTCGTTCCGGAGAATTTACACTGGGCAACTAG
- a CDS encoding C40 family peptidase: protein MKKKLVTAALGLGLLFSFSAGSAFAATKMDSTIDDLMGISYKYGGTTTDGFDCSGFTSYVFEKFSIDLPRSSSSQFEVGEKVSKSDLRPGDLVFFDTSGGNGVSHVGIYVGDGKFAHASTNKGTRIDELSMDYYEKRYVGARRVMSEKQYTSYATEQ from the coding sequence TTGAAGAAGAAGCTGGTAACTGCTGCATTGGGGCTTGGCCTCCTGTTCTCTTTCAGTGCAGGAAGCGCTTTTGCAGCCACGAAGATGGATTCTACGATTGACGATTTGATGGGTATTTCTTACAAGTATGGCGGAACGACAACCGATGGCTTCGACTGTTCTGGCTTCACTAGTTACGTATTCGAAAAATTCAGCATCGATCTGCCGCGCTCATCCTCTTCCCAATTCGAAGTCGGCGAGAAGGTTAGCAAGAGCGATCTTCGTCCTGGCGACTTGGTCTTTTTTGACACAAGCGGAGGCAATGGCGTATCGCATGTCGGCATTTACGTTGGCGACGGCAAGTTCGCCCATGCTTCTACGAACAAAGGCACGCGCATTGATGAGTTGAGCATGGACTATTATGAGAAGCGTTATGTTGGTGCCCGCCGCGTCATGAGCGAGAAGCAATACACCTCCTACGCTACAGAACAATAG
- a CDS encoding M1 family metallopeptidase has protein sequence MTRRKNYRPLLWIAALLIVSSVLYVRFWPSESVPSLGSDMPKNIAMEPVTPQNVESPAAEVLSERIAEYHINVRLDESAHLLQGAQTVSWLNPGKKTVNELYFHLYPNAFESQDTTFMRESGGRLREDPMPADGYGGISLTALETTDGLSLMNRIEYVQPDDGNAKDKTLMKIRLPQPVKSYERITLTMKFEVKLPKVFARMGYAEDFVMAGQWFPKLAAYEKVGVRGRSAEGWNLHQYHGNSEFYANYGIYSVKIQVPDTYTVAATGFPTKTPVLENGRKTYQFYADDVHDFAWAASPNFIYVEEPFSSPNVPGVRIKLYLDPKHENLKERYLYAAKAALSKFSEWYGSYPYSTLSIVVPPKAANGAGGMEYPTLVTAFGAEDDSPGYNLERTVVHEIGHQYFYGLLASNEFEEAWLDEGFTSYAEDKLMEHEFGVAPNLAIEGSYITDPAPLKLAAWEYKGHRHYAENVYMRSKLVLLAIEKQVGEKTMRRIMRTYTQKYRFKHPTTSDFQRVVEQVTERKWTDFFNQYVYGNQMADFAVEGIDTRLVDSEGAPRYEATVHIVKKGADYPSVPIVFHFADGTSTRKVWNGDGERMQYRINHTAPLDWVMIDPLYTIVVENKHINNYMKAHVEEPVRTRVNLSIVKLLEMISSAVGW, from the coding sequence ATGACCCGACGCAAAAATTATCGCCCACTGCTCTGGATCGCCGCACTTCTCATCGTAAGCTCCGTCTTGTATGTCCGCTTCTGGCCTTCTGAGTCGGTCCCTTCCCTCGGTTCGGACATGCCGAAGAACATCGCTATGGAGCCCGTTACTCCACAGAACGTCGAGTCTCCAGCTGCAGAAGTGCTCAGTGAACGTATCGCTGAATATCATATCAATGTCAGATTGGACGAGTCCGCTCATCTGCTGCAAGGCGCCCAGACCGTATCGTGGCTCAACCCGGGCAAAAAAACGGTGAACGAGCTCTACTTCCATCTGTATCCGAATGCATTCGAGTCCCAGGATACGACCTTCATGCGGGAGTCGGGCGGCAGGCTGCGGGAAGACCCCATGCCGGCGGACGGATATGGCGGCATAAGCTTGACGGCGCTGGAGACGACCGACGGATTGTCCTTAATGAACCGAATTGAATATGTCCAGCCCGATGACGGCAATGCCAAGGACAAGACGCTTATGAAAATTCGGCTTCCTCAGCCGGTCAAGAGCTACGAAAGGATTACGCTCACCATGAAATTCGAAGTGAAGCTGCCCAAAGTATTCGCCCGCATGGGGTATGCGGAGGATTTCGTCATGGCCGGCCAATGGTTCCCCAAGCTGGCAGCTTATGAGAAGGTCGGGGTAAGGGGCCGTTCGGCAGAAGGCTGGAATCTGCACCAATACCACGGCAACTCCGAGTTTTACGCCAATTATGGCATTTACAGCGTCAAGATTCAGGTTCCCGACACGTATACCGTCGCAGCGACCGGCTTCCCTACGAAGACGCCGGTGCTGGAGAACGGCCGCAAGACGTATCAGTTCTACGCGGATGATGTTCATGACTTCGCGTGGGCCGCCTCGCCGAACTTCATCTATGTAGAGGAGCCGTTCTCATCGCCGAATGTACCGGGCGTGCGCATCAAGCTCTATCTCGATCCGAAGCATGAAAATTTAAAAGAACGATATCTGTATGCAGCGAAGGCGGCGCTCTCCAAGTTCAGCGAATGGTACGGCTCGTATCCGTATTCGACCCTGTCCATTGTCGTGCCGCCCAAGGCGGCCAACGGCGCAGGCGGTATGGAATATCCTACGCTTGTCACTGCCTTCGGAGCGGAAGACGACAGTCCAGGCTACAATCTGGAACGAACCGTCGTTCATGAGATCGGCCACCAATATTTCTACGGGCTGCTCGCCTCCAATGAATTCGAGGAAGCGTGGCTGGACGAGGGCTTCACCTCCTATGCCGAAGACAAGCTGATGGAGCATGAATTCGGGGTCGCGCCGAATCTGGCCATAGAAGGGAGCTATATTACGGATCCGGCTCCGCTCAAGCTGGCGGCGTGGGAATACAAAGGCCACAGACATTATGCCGAGAATGTGTACATGCGTTCCAAGCTAGTCCTGCTCGCCATCGAGAAGCAGGTCGGCGAAAAGACGATGCGCCGCATCATGCGGACGTACACGCAGAAATACCGCTTCAAGCATCCGACGACCTCAGATTTCCAGCGTGTCGTCGAGCAGGTCACCGAGCGGAAGTGGACCGATTTCTTCAATCAATATGTTTACGGGAACCAGATGGCGGACTTCGCTGTCGAGGGGATCGACACCCGCCTCGTGGACAGCGAGGGAGCCCCCCGCTACGAGGCCACGGTTCACATCGTGAAAAAGGGCGCCGATTATCCGAGCGTGCCGATTGTATTCCACTTCGCGGACGGCACCAGCACCCGCAAGGTGTGGAACGGAGACGGCGAACGGATGCAATACCGGATCAACCATACGGCGCCGCTGGACTGGGTCATGATCGACCCGCTCTATACGATTGTCGTGGAGAATAAGCATATCAACAATTATATGAAGGCGCATGTGGAGGAGCCCGTCCGCACCCGCGTCAATCTGTCCATCGTCAAATTGCTTGAAATGATCTCGAGCGCAGTGGGGTGGTGA
- a CDS encoding YwhD family protein, whose protein sequence is MESSDKKMKKPLALNVVSGTKHKGFGAGSIDLNNVSPVIIDEGRAYIDMGAMHAKSKVERGIKFSPNREDVPNGRRCWIVWVAVDRTAEGTSYGGVTACEMLIDTEARRGWKILADHVNNMDYAMKRRIIVDGLAAEEKAALRELLMTHNAEWWERSSEELKSKLA, encoded by the coding sequence ATGGAATCTTCCGATAAGAAGATGAAGAAGCCCCTCGCGCTCAATGTCGTGAGCGGTACTAAGCATAAAGGATTTGGCGCCGGCAGCATCGATTTGAACAATGTCTCTCCGGTCATTATTGACGAAGGCCGGGCATACATCGATATGGGGGCCATGCATGCGAAGAGCAAGGTGGAGCGGGGCATCAAGTTTTCCCCGAACCGCGAGGATGTGCCGAATGGCCGCCGCTGCTGGATCGTGTGGGTCGCAGTCGATCGGACGGCGGAAGGAACATCCTATGGAGGAGTCACGGCCTGCGAGATGCTCATCGATACGGAGGCAAGACGTGGCTGGAAGATTCTCGCCGACCATGTGAACAATATGGATTACGCGATGAAGCGCCGCATCATTGTGGATGGACTTGCCGCGGAAGAGAAGGCGGCGCTGCGCGAGCTGCTGATGACGCATAATGCGGAATGGTGGGAGCGTTCATCCGAGGAATTGAAGTCGAAGCTGGCATAA